In the genome of Streptococcus oralis, one region contains:
- the secA gene encoding preprotein translocase subunit SecA, whose amino-acid sequence MANILKTIIENDKGELRRLEKMADKVLKYEDQMAALTDDQLKAKTDEFKERYNKGESLDSLLYEAFAVVREAAKRVLGLFPYKVQVMGGIVLHHGDVPEMRTGEGKTLTATMPVYLNALAGEGVHVVTVNEYLTERDATEMGELYSWLGLSVGINLAAKSPMEKKEAYLCDITYSTNSEIGFDYLRDNMVVRAENMVQRPLNYALVDEVDSILIDEARTPLIVSGANAVETSQLYHMADHFVKSLDKDDYIIDIQSKTIGLSDSGIDKAESYFKLENLYDIENVALTHFIDNALRANYIMILDIDYVVSEEQEILIVDQFTGRTMEGRRYSDGLHQAIEAKEGVPIQDETKTSASITYQNLFRMYKKLAGMTGTGKTEEEEFREIYNIRVIPIPTNRPIQRIDHSDLLYASLDAKFKAVVEDVKARYQKGQPVLVGTVAVETSDFLSKKLVEAGVPHEVLNAKNHYREAQIIMNAGQRGAITIATNMAGRGTDIKLGEGVRELGGLCVIGTERHESRRIDNQLRGRSGRQGDPGESQFYLSLEDDLMKRFGSERLKGVFERLNMSDEAIESRMLTRQVEAAQKRVEGNNYDTRKQVLQYDDVMREQREIIYAQRYDVITADRDLAPEIHAMIRRTIGRIVDAHARSKEDEKLEAILNFAKYNLLPEDSISRSDLADLSDQAIKDELYQRALKVYDSQVAKLRDEDAVKEFQKVLILRVVDNKWTDHIDALDQLRNAVGLRGYAQNNPVVEYQAEGFRMFNDMIGSIEFDVTRLMMKAQIHEQERPQTEHNISTTATRNIAAQQTHLPEGVDLSQIGRNDQCPCGSGKKFKNCHGKRQ is encoded by the coding sequence ATGGCTAATATTTTAAAAACGATTATCGAAAATGATAAAGGAGAACTTCGTCGTCTGGAAAAGATGGCAGACAAGGTTCTCAAATATGAAGATCAGATGGCAGCCTTGACGGATGACCAGCTAAAAGCAAAAACAGATGAATTTAAGGAACGTTACAATAAGGGTGAATCACTGGATTCATTGCTCTATGAGGCTTTTGCGGTAGTACGTGAAGCTGCCAAGCGTGTTCTTGGACTTTTCCCATATAAAGTTCAGGTCATGGGTGGGATTGTCCTCCACCATGGAGATGTGCCAGAAATGCGTACTGGTGAAGGGAAAACCTTGACTGCGACCATGCCTGTATACCTCAATGCCCTTGCAGGTGAAGGGGTTCACGTAGTAACGGTCAACGAGTATCTAACGGAACGTGATGCGACTGAGATGGGTGAATTGTACTCATGGCTTGGTTTGTCAGTAGGAATTAATTTGGCTGCTAAGTCACCAATGGAGAAGAAAGAAGCCTATCTCTGTGATATTACCTACTCAACCAACTCAGAAATTGGTTTCGACTACCTTCGTGACAACATGGTTGTTCGGGCAGAGAACATGGTACAGCGTCCGCTCAACTATGCTTTGGTCGATGAGGTTGACTCTATTTTGATCGACGAAGCTCGTACTCCTTTGATCGTTTCAGGAGCCAATGCTGTAGAAACTAGTCAGCTGTATCATATGGCGGATCACTTTGTCAAATCTTTGGACAAAGATGACTATATCATTGACATCCAGTCTAAGACTATTGGTTTGTCTGATTCAGGGATTGACAAGGCTGAAAGCTACTTCAAACTAGAAAATCTCTACGATATTGAAAATGTGGCTCTTACTCACTTTATCGACAATGCCCTCCGTGCCAACTATATCATGATTCTCGATATCGACTATGTGGTTAGTGAAGAACAGGAAATCTTGATTGTCGACCAATTTACAGGTCGTACTATGGAAGGTCGTCGTTACTCTGATGGTTTACACCAAGCGATTGAAGCAAAAGAAGGTGTGCCAATCCAAGACGAGACTAAGACTTCAGCTTCTATTACCTACCAAAACCTCTTCCGTATGTATAAGAAATTGGCAGGTATGACAGGTACTGGTAAAACAGAAGAAGAAGAATTCCGCGAAATCTACAACATTCGTGTTATCCCAATCCCAACTAACCGTCCAATCCAACGTATCGACCACTCAGACCTTCTCTATGCTAGTCTTGATGCAAAATTCAAGGCCGTGGTTGAAGATGTGAAGGCACGTTATCAAAAGGGTCAGCCAGTCTTGGTAGGTACTGTTGCCGTTGAAACGAGTGACTTCCTTTCTAAGAAATTGGTCGAAGCAGGTGTTCCTCACGAAGTCTTGAATGCGAAAAACCACTACAGAGAAGCTCAAATCATCATGAATGCTGGTCAGCGTGGTGCGATTACCATCGCAACCAATATGGCCGGTCGTGGTACCGACATTAAGCTTGGTGAAGGCGTTCGTGAGCTTGGTGGACTTTGCGTCATTGGTACAGAACGTCACGAAAGTCGCCGTATTGATAATCAGCTTCGTGGACGTTCAGGACGTCAAGGAGACCCAGGTGAGTCGCAGTTCTACTTGTCTCTTGAAGATGATTTGATGAAACGTTTCGGTTCAGAACGTTTGAAAGGTGTTTTTGAACGTCTCAATATGTCTGACGAAGCCATCGAATCTCGCATGTTAACGCGTCAAGTTGAAGCAGCTCAAAAACGTGTCGAAGGAAACAACTACGACACTCGTAAACAAGTCCTTCAATACGATGATGTTATGCGTGAACAACGTGAAATCATCTATGCACAACGTTATGATGTCATTACTGCCGACCGTGATTTGGCACCTGAGATTCATGCTATGATCCGTCGTACCATTGGACGTATCGTGGATGCACATGCTCGTTCGAAAGAAGATGAAAAATTGGAAGCAATCTTGAACTTTGCTAAGTACAACTTACTTCCAGAAGATTCAATCAGCCGTTCAGATCTTGCCGATCTGTCAGATCAGGCCATCAAAGATGAGCTGTATCAACGTGCATTGAAGGTTTACGATAGCCAAGTTGCTAAACTTCGTGATGAAGATGCAGTGAAAGAATTCCAGAAGGTCTTGATCCTACGTGTTGTAGACAACAAGTGGACAGACCATATCGATGCTCTTGACCAGTTGCGAAATGCTGTCGGTCTTCGTGGCTATGCTCAAAACAACCCGGTTGTAGAATATCAAGCAGAAGGTTTCCGCATGTTTAACGACATGATCGGATCGATTGAGTTCGATGTAACCCGATTGATGATGAAAGCACAAATCCACGAACAAGAACGTCCGCAAACGGAACACAATATCAGTACAACTGCGACTCGTAATATTGCAGCACAGCAGACTCATCTTCCGGAAGGTGTGGACTTGAGCCAAATCGGACGAAATGACCAATGTCCATGTGGATCTGGTAAGAAATTCAAGAACTGTCATGGTAAGAGACAATAA
- a CDS encoding 3-deoxy-7-phosphoheptulonate synthase, whose product MVFTAKSPKINIEEVRALSKLEGAALARKNRRDQELEAIIRGEDQRILLVIGPCSSDNEEAVLEYAKRLSALQEEVKDRIFMVMRVYTAKPRTNGDGYKGLIHQPNATEAPSLINGIKAVRQLHYRVITETGMTTADEMLYPENLPLVDDLISYMAVGARSVEDQQHRFVASGADFSTGFKNPTSGNLNVMFNGIYAAQNKQSFLFLGKEVETTGNPLSHAILRGALNEYGKNIPNYYYDNLMDTIAQYEKMGLENPFIIIDTNHDNSGKQYMEQIRIVRQTLINRDWNEKIKKYVRGFMIESYLEDGRQNEPEVFGKSITDPCLGWDNTEALVREIYQTLGE is encoded by the coding sequence ATGGTATTTACAGCTAAAAGTCCTAAAATTAACATTGAAGAAGTTCGTGCCTTGTCTAAATTAGAAGGAGCGGCTCTTGCGAGAAAAAACCGACGTGATCAGGAATTGGAAGCCATCATTCGTGGGGAAGACCAGCGTATTCTCTTGGTGATTGGACCATGTTCATCTGATAATGAAGAGGCGGTTCTCGAGTATGCCAAGCGTCTATCTGCTTTGCAAGAAGAGGTCAAAGACCGTATTTTTATGGTCATGCGTGTCTATACAGCTAAACCTCGTACCAATGGGGATGGCTATAAGGGCTTGATTCATCAACCAAATGCGACAGAAGCTCCTAGCTTGATCAATGGGATCAAGGCTGTTCGTCAGCTCCACTACCGTGTGATTACCGAGACTGGTATGACAACAGCTGATGAGATGCTTTATCCTGAAAATCTTCCGCTGGTGGATGATTTGATTTCTTATATGGCTGTTGGAGCTCGTTCTGTAGAGGATCAACAGCACCGTTTTGTAGCGAGCGGAGCAGACTTTTCAACAGGATTTAAAAATCCAACATCTGGAAATCTCAATGTCATGTTTAACGGGATTTACGCAGCGCAAAATAAACAGAGTTTCCTCTTCCTCGGCAAAGAGGTGGAAACGACTGGGAATCCATTGTCCCACGCCATTCTTCGTGGTGCCTTGAATGAATATGGGAAAAATATTCCCAACTACTACTATGACAATTTGATGGATACCATTGCCCAGTATGAAAAGATGGGCTTGGAAAATCCCTTTATCATCATCGATACCAATCATGACAATTCTGGCAAACAGTACATGGAGCAAATCCGTATCGTTCGCCAGACCTTGATCAACCGTGACTGGAATGAGAAAATCAAGAAATATGTTCGTGGTTTTATGATTGAGTCCTATCTAGAAGATGGACGTCAAAATGAGCCAGAAGTTTTTGGTAAGTCCATTACAGATCCATGTCTAGGATGGGATAACACAGAAGCACTTGTTCGCGAAATCTACCAAACACTAGGAGAATAA
- a CDS encoding 3-deoxy-7-phosphoheptulonate synthase has product MAFIEKGQEIDIEAIKAATQLSGEALRKKEARDRELAAIISGEDDRILLVMGPCSSDNEEAVLEYAHRLADLQKKVADKIFIVMRVYTAKPRTNGDGYKGMIHQPNTSEAPSLINGLQAVRQLHYRVITETGLTTADEMLYPSNLVLVDDLVSYHAVGARSVEDQEHRFVASGIDAPVGMKNPTSGNLGVMFNAIYAAQNKQTFLYHGQEVETSGNPLAHVILRGAMNEYGKNEPNFYYETLLNAINRYETMGLENPFIIIDTNHDNSGKQYMEQIRIVRQALLNRDWNEKIKKTVRGFMIESYLADGRQNQPEIFGCSITDPCLGWENTVALVEEIYTTLTK; this is encoded by the coding sequence ATGGCATTTATCGAAAAAGGTCAAGAAATAGATATTGAAGCAATCAAGGCTGCGACTCAGTTGTCAGGTGAAGCCTTGCGAAAAAAAGAAGCCCGTGATCGAGAGTTGGCAGCCATTATCTCAGGTGAGGACGACCGAATTCTTTTGGTGATGGGGCCGTGCTCTTCAGACAATGAAGAAGCTGTGTTGGAATATGCTCATCGCTTAGCAGACTTGCAGAAAAAAGTTGCGGATAAAATCTTTATAGTGATGCGTGTCTATACGGCTAAACCTCGTACTAATGGAGATGGCTATAAGGGCATGATTCATCAACCAAATACCAGCGAAGCGCCTAGTCTCATCAATGGTTTACAGGCTGTTCGTCAGCTTCACTACCGTGTGATTACTGAAACGGGCTTGACGACGGCTGATGAGATGCTCTATCCGTCAAATCTCGTTTTGGTCGATGATCTAGTCAGCTACCACGCTGTAGGAGCTCGTTCAGTGGAAGACCAGGAACACCGCTTTGTAGCCTCTGGGATTGATGCTCCGGTTGGGATGAAAAATCCGACATCTGGGAATCTTGGAGTTATGTTTAATGCTATCTATGCGGCTCAAAACAAGCAAACCTTCCTTTATCATGGCCAAGAAGTAGAAACTTCAGGAAATCCCTTGGCCCACGTTATCCTTCGTGGTGCCATGAATGAATATGGAAAAAATGAACCCAACTTCTACTATGAAACCCTCTTAAATGCCATCAATCGCTATGAGACTATGGGACTTGAAAATCCCTTCATTATCATCGATACCAATCATGACAATTCAGGCAAGCAGTATATGGAACAAATCCGCATTGTTCGCCAAGCCTTGCTGAATCGTGATTGGAATGAAAAGATTAAAAAGACGGTTCGAGGCTTTATGATTGAATCTTACCTAGCAGATGGCCGCCAAAATCAACCAGAGATCTTTGGTTGCTCCATAACTGACCCTTGTCTAGGTTGGGAAAATACAGTAGCTTTGGTAGAAGAAATTTATACTACCTTAACAAAATAA
- the acpS gene encoding holo-ACP synthase, which yields MIVGHGIDIEELASIENAVTRREGFAKRVLTPKEMERFASLKGRRQIEYLAGRWSAKEAFSKAMGTGIGKLTFQDLEILNNERGAPYFSQAPFLGKIWLSISHTDQFVTASVILEENHES from the coding sequence ATGATAGTTGGACACGGAATTGACATCGAAGAATTGGCTTCGATAGAAAACGCAGTTACACGACGTGAGGGCTTTGCCAAGCGCGTGCTGACCCCTAAAGAAATGGAGCGTTTTGCCAGTCTCAAAGGGCGCAGACAAATCGAATACTTGGCTGGTCGCTGGTCGGCTAAGGAGGCCTTTTCCAAGGCTATGGGAACTGGTATTGGAAAACTGACCTTTCAGGATTTGGAAATTTTGAACAATGAACGCGGGGCTCCCTATTTTAGTCAGGCGCCATTTTTAGGAAAGATTTGGCTATCGATCAGCCACACAGATCAGTTTGTGACAGCAAGTGTCATTTTGGAGGAAAATCATGAAAGCTAG